The DNA region TGTTGCATTTGCTGGTGGCCCACGCCGGGCAGGTATTGCCGACCAGCGTGATTGTCGACCGGGTATGGGGCTACATGGGCGTGGGGGATGGCACGCTGGTGAAGAACGTGGTGTACCGCCTGCGCCGCAAGATCGAGCCGAACCCCGCCCGACCACGCCACATTGTGGCTGTAGCAGGCGAAGGGTACACGTTCTACCCCTAGAGCGCCCGACCCATCCGGCGTGTTTCCAACGGTCTTCAAACCAATTTCTACCTACAAGGGCGGCGCCCCGGTCGATTTGTGACTGCGGGCGCATGTTTTGCGACCCGGCGGTGTTTTTTCAACACCGGGTTTACGACCGCCATGTTGTAACTTATCTTTGCTGCATTATGTATTGTCTATTTATGGCTCATATGGAGGGACTATCATGACGCAAAGGCAGCGATTGAACAGGTTTTGGCTACCGTTGATGGCGCTGGCGATTGTGGCGGTGCTGACCGCGTCCGTCGTGCTGGCGGACAATGTTCAGAACGATGTGGTTGCCGGCGGCAACGACACATTTACTCTTGGCAGCTCAACGAGCGTAAACTACAAAATCACTGCTAACAGTGGTGATGGGCAGGCGGGCTGCAATGCCGCAGATACCTCCCCTGCCACAGTAACCATCAACATCCCGCCAGGGGTCACGGCCACACCGGGCAGCCTGACGTTTACATCGTGTGGCAATTGGCAGTCAGTTGTTTTTACCGCAAGTGCCGTGGGTGACTACTCGATCACAGTCAGTGTAAGTGACAGCGGTCCTGGCACCTACAACACCAATCCCGCCACCTTCACCCTGCACGTCCTCCCACCACCCGACACCACCCCGCCCGTGATCACGCCCAGCGTCAGCGGCACATCAGGCAACAATGGCTGGTATAAAAGCGATGTGACGGTCAGCTGGACTGTCTCCGATTCTGAATCGGCGATCTCGTCGTCCTCCGGCTGCGGCACAACCACCATCAACTACGATACCAGCGGCGTTACCCTGACCTGCACCGCGACCAGCGCCGGCGGCACCAGCTCACAGTCGGTGACGATCAAACGTGACGCGACCCCACCAACCATTAGCGGGGCAGCAGCGCCTGCGCCTGTTGGTGGCTGGAACAACACGGACGTGACCGTATCGTTCACGTGTGGGGATGAAATGTCAGGTGTTGCCTCCTGTGGCCCGAACGTGACCCTGAGCGCTGAAGGTGCAGGGCAGTCTGTAACAGGCACGGCAGTTGATAACGCAGGTAACAGCGCCTCGGCTACCGTGTCCGGCATCAACATCGACAAGACCGCGCCGGTGATCACACCTACAGTCAGCGGCACATCAGGCAACAATGGTTGGTACGTGAGCGATGTGGCGGTCAGCTGGGCATATGCCGATATTTCCCCCGTAACCGTTACTGGCTGCGACTCAACAACCATCAGCGCCGATACAGCCGGCACGACCCTGACCTGCACCGCGACCAGCGCCGGCGGCACCAGCTCACAGTCGGTGACGATCAAACGTGACGCGACCCCACCGACTATTACCGGGTCACGTTCACCTGTTGCGAACAGCTATGGGTGGAATAATGAGGACGTGACCGTATCGTTCACGTGTACCGACGCAACATCAGGTCTTGCATCCTGCACGTCTGACACCACACTCAGCAGCGAAGGTGCAGGGCAGTTTGTTACCGGCAACGCGACTGACAATGCAGGTAACAGCGCCACCGCGACCGTGTCCGACATCAACATCGACAAGACCGCGCCGACCATTACCGGGTCACGTTCACCTGCTGCGAACAGCTACGGGTGGAACAATGAGGACGTGACCGTATCGTTCACGTGTGGGGATAATCTGTCGGGTGTGGCCTCCTGCTCCGACCCGACCACAGTGAGCACCGAGGGCGAGAACCAGTCGGTGACCGGCAACGTGACCGACAAGGCTGGCAACAGCGCCACCGCGACCGTGTCCGACATCAACATCGACAAGACCGCGCCCTCGATTACCGCCTCCTATCCTGCACCCAACAGCAATGGCTGGTATAACACGAACGTCACCATCCACTTCGCGTGTGAGGATAGCCTGTCCGGCATTGTTTCCTGCCCCGCTGATATCACTCTTGGCGCGATCGAGGGGAGCAATCTCGGAGCATCAGGCACAGTGGCTGATAAGGCTGGTAACGGCGCCACCGCGACCGTGTCCGACATCAACATCGACAAGACCGCGCCTGTGGTCAGCGTAACCGGTGTTGTTGACGGCGCGACCTACACCCTCGGCTCTGTGCCGGTGGCGGGTTGCAGCACTGATGATGCGCTGTCCGGTGTAGCAACTCCGGCAAGCCTGGAGAGCAGCTATCCCGGTGGTGTGGGGACGTTCACCGCGACCTGCAGCGGGGCGCTGGATTACGCAGGCAACCCCGGCAGCGCCAGCGTCACCTACCGCGTGATCTACGACTGGAACGGCTTCTTCCGCCCGGTGGATAACCTGCCGGTCGTGAATCGGGTCAAGGCAGGCAGCGCTATCCCGATCAAATTCAGCCTTAGCGGGTATCAGGGCATGAGCATCTTCGCGGCGAGGTCTCCTGCTTCTGGAACCGTTCCTTGTGACTCGACAGCGCAGGTCGACCTCGTGGAAGAAACAGTGACAGCTGGTGGTAGCAGCCTGAACTATGACCCACTCGCTGACCAGTATATCTACGTCTGGAAGACCGAACGGAGCTGGGGTGGTACCTGCCGGCAGCTTGTCGTCAGGCTGAATGACGGCACGGAGCACAGGGCCAACTTCAACTTCACCCGTTAACCGCTCCGACACGCCTCAAAGAGACCAATCACAGGGGCCAGCCTGCAGGGGCTGGCCCCCTTTGTTGCGGGGGCCAGCGCCGCACCCCTACCCGACCTCTTTTTTCACAACCCGGCCACATCCGTTCGCACTCCGGCCAATTCCGTCGCCCACGCCTTAGAACATACGTGCTACCCTGAAAGCAACACGGAGCCGATCCGGAGCGCAAGGAGGGCCGCGTTGATGAGTCACACCGCCAGCACCGCCGCCGTCAAGGCGATCGACGGGGATCGCATCGGCGGCTACCTGATCGTCTGGGGCGACTCCGCCCATCCCGACCTGCACGGCGAATACTTCACGCCGGAGACCGACCTGGCGCTGGACTGGTACCCGCGCCGCCCGGTGCTCTACCAGCACGGGCTGGATGGCGCGGTCGGGCCGGCGCTGGTCGGGGTCATCGACACCCTGCGCGCTGATACAACCGGGCTGTGGGCAGAAGCGCAGCTTGCGCCGCGCCGGGAAGGGCTGGGCGAGGCCCTCCGCGCCCTGATTGCGCGCGGAATTCTGGCCTGGAGCAGCGGCAGCCTGCCCCACCTGGTCGAAGTCGCTGCCGATGGGCGTATCCTGCGCTGGCCCATCGTCGAGGGCAGCCTGACTCCGACGCCCGCCGAGCCGCGCCGCACCTCCGTGCGGGCGATCAAGGACGCCTACGCGGCCCTGGGCCTCAGCCTGGAGCGGCTGACGCCCGGCGGCGCGTCCCCTGATCCCCGTGCTGACCTGACCCTGACTCGAAAGGAGCATCCTCCTGTGAACCGCGAGATGAAGACTCACGAGGATATTCTGGCGGCGGTCAATGCCGCTCTTGATGAGCGGGCCGCTCTGAACGAGCGGGCCGCTCAGGACGATCCGCCCGCCGAGCGCCGCGCACTCAAGCGCCTGCCGACCGGCGATCCGGTGGAGGCGGCCAAAGCCCTGGCTGCGATCGAGGTCGGCAGCCCTTACGATGGCCTGAGCGCGCTGGACATGGCGCACGGCTACGTCATGCTGCGGGCGGTCAAAGGGTTCCGCGGGGTTTCCGAGCGTTATGCCAACGCTCTGGCCTACAAGGTACGCCGGGCCGGGCTGAGCGCGATCAAAGCCGACGAGCTGAGCTATAGCACGCAGTCCGGCTACGGCGACGAATGGGTGCCCGACCTGTGGAGCGCCGAGTTATGGCGGCAGGCTCGCCTGGACAACGTGATCCTGCCCCTGCTGCGGGCGGTGGAGATGCCCTCCAACCCCTACGAACTGCCGATCGAAGGCGCAGACCCGACCGTCTACTACGTGCCGGAGACGACCGACGAGGCCGAGCTGGTGCTGGGCAGCGGTAACCCGATCCCGGATAGCAAGATCGGCTCCGCCAAGGTCACCCTGGCGGCGAAGAAGCTGGCCCTGCGCGTCGGCTTCAGCGCGGAACTGGC from Anaerolineae bacterium includes:
- a CDS encoding phage major capsid protein — protein: MSHTASTAAVKAIDGDRIGGYLIVWGDSAHPDLHGEYFTPETDLALDWYPRRPVLYQHGLDGAVGPALVGVIDTLRADTTGLWAEAQLAPRREGLGEALRALIARGILAWSSGSLPHLVEVAADGRILRWPIVEGSLTPTPAEPRRTSVRAIKDAYAALGLSLERLTPGGASPDPRADLTLTRKEHPPVNREMKTHEDILAAVNAALDERAALNERAAQDDPPAERRALKRLPTGDPVEAAKALAAIEVGSPYDGLSALDMAHGYVMLRAVKGFRGVSERYANALAYKVRRAGLSAIKADELSYSTQSGYGDEWVPDLWSAELWRQARLDNVILPLLRAVEMPSNPYELPIEGADPTVYYVPETTDEAELVLGSGNPIPDSKIGSAKVTLAAKKLALRVGFSAELAEDSLVPVLSMYREQAMRALAAAIDSVILNGDTTTAATGNINSDNAAPPAGATYLAFDGLRKLPLVTTTANAISAGGDPTLALLRQARFSMAHRYSVNPRHLAWIVDGGTYAKLLGLSEFLTMDKAGPGATALTGQIGFVDGIPVLVSAEMPLTMADGKVDTTGNSKGQALCVYRPGWIVGYRRRIAASVDYLPYYDAYQMTATVRLGLARLDNDVAAVLYNITV